From a single Micromonospora sp. WMMD1102 genomic region:
- a CDS encoding MogA/MoaB family molybdenum cofactor biosynthesis protein translates to MIRARVVVASNRAATGVYADTSGPLLVEGLTKLGCQVDQPVVVRDGDPVGVELRRAAAEGVDVVLTSGGTGVNPTDRTPDVTRELLDYEIPGIAEAIRAHSRDKVPTAALSRGLAGVLGRTLVVNLPGSTGGARDGLAVLGPILGHAVDQLRGGDHPRTD, encoded by the coding sequence GTGATCCGGGCGAGGGTGGTCGTCGCCTCCAACCGCGCCGCCACCGGCGTCTACGCCGATACCAGTGGCCCGCTGCTGGTCGAGGGCCTGACGAAGCTCGGCTGCCAGGTCGACCAGCCGGTGGTGGTGCGCGACGGTGATCCGGTCGGCGTCGAGTTGCGCCGTGCGGCGGCCGAGGGCGTCGACGTGGTGCTGACAAGTGGCGGCACCGGCGTCAACCCGACCGACCGGACCCCCGACGTGACCCGGGAACTGCTCGACTACGAGATCCCGGGCATCGCCGAGGCGATCCGGGCACACAGCCGGGACAAGGTGCCGACGGCCGCGCTCTCCCGTGGCCTGGCCGGCGTGCTCGGCCGGACGCTCGTGGTGAACCTGCCGGGTTCGACCGGCGGCGCCAGGGACGGGCTCGCCGTACTCGGGCCGATCCTCGGGCACGCGGTCGACCAGCTCCGGGGCGGCGACCATCCGCGTACCGACTGA
- the moaC gene encoding cyclic pyranopterin monophosphate synthase MoaC, producing the protein MTDPAQLEQTDPAQLEHGERAQPEQTDPAHLTHVDAAGAARMVDVSAKPVSVRRAVAAGRLRTTTEVVELLRRDGLPKGDALAVGRLAGIMGAKRTPDLIPLCHPIALHGVTVDLEPGDDTVEITATVRTADRTGVEMEALTAVATAGLALIDMVKAVDPAASIEGVRVLRKEGGKTGDWNRPADRP; encoded by the coding sequence GTGACCGACCCCGCGCAGCTCGAGCAGACCGACCCCGCGCAGCTCGAGCACGGCGAGCGCGCGCAGCCGGAGCAGACCGACCCCGCACACCTCACCCACGTCGACGCCGCCGGGGCGGCCCGGATGGTCGACGTCTCCGCCAAGCCGGTCTCGGTGCGCCGGGCTGTCGCGGCCGGCCGGCTGCGGACCACGACCGAGGTTGTCGAGTTGCTGCGCCGGGACGGGCTGCCGAAGGGTGACGCGCTGGCCGTCGGTCGGCTCGCCGGGATCATGGGTGCGAAACGCACCCCGGACCTGATCCCGCTCTGCCATCCGATCGCGTTGCACGGGGTCACCGTCGACCTGGAGCCCGGCGACGACACGGTCGAGATCACCGCGACGGTCCGGACCGCCGACCGGACCGGCGTCGAGATGGAGGCGCTGACCGCCGTGGCCACCGCCGGGCTGGCGCTGATCGACATGGTCAAGGCCGTCGACCCGGCCGCCAGCATCGAGGGGGTACGCGTGCTGCGCAAGGAAGGCGGCAAGACCGGCGACTGGAATCGACCGGCGGACCGGCCGTGA